One window of the Eucalyptus grandis isolate ANBG69807.140 chromosome 8, ASM1654582v1, whole genome shotgun sequence genome contains the following:
- the LOC104457218 gene encoding lysM domain receptor-like kinase 4: protein MEMNFLSLSLVIALSILHFSSFAHTQQPYISRRTIMNCSKTNDSSSPRLGYTCNGLNRTCRTYLIYRSNPPYDTVRSIAKLLASDPSQLSAINSVGPNATFPTNNMVIVPVNCSCSGRHYQANATYSIRRGDNYYVIVNDIYQGLTTCRAIKDQNDIQTVDLYSGDLTIPIRCACPTKNQTDLGIKYLLSYVVAEGNYVGTISGRFGANTAWTLEANGLSEQVSTIYPFTTLLVPVRSPPLSNQTIVPPPSPGQPTPPPPQSPSPPALPSTSSLRNKWVFAIAGLLIGAACTLAIGSGIIFCLSFRRKIVQHAATIVPDDPKTRIVKGEEESQGLMQTIHGIAQSIKVYSFEELQLATNDFSPSCWIKGSVHRGEIDGCFVAIKKVNGDAIKEINLFKKINHFNIVRLSGICFNNGDWYFVYDFASHGPLSDWIYSTEGDSKTVLSWTQRVQIALDVATGLNYLHGFTSPPHIHKNITSGNILLDCDFRAKITNLGMARSAEGNEGRFDLTSHIIGTKGYMAPEYLENGLVSTALDVYAFGVLAMEIITGKEAESLTKEESLNLYEALDEVVPEDTMTERLAGLIDPSLGGRYPSNLAAFMIGIIRCCLKKNAVDRPDMDEIVQYLSGLLASSISWESSSNVI from the coding sequence ATGGAGATgaatttcctctctctctctttagttATTGCTCTCTCCATCTTGCATTTCTCATCTTTCGCCCACACACAGCAACCTTACATCAGCCGGCGCACCATCATGAATTGTTCCAAGACCAACGACTCTTCCTCTCCTCGTCTGGGCTACACATGCAATGGCCTGAACAGGACTTGCCGAACCTACCTCATTTACCGATCCAACCCACCCTATGACACCGTCCGGTCGATCGCCAAGCTCCTGGCCTCCGACCCATCTCAGCTCTCTGCCATAAACTCCGTCGGTCCGAATGCGACGTTCCCGACCAACAATATGGTGATAGTCCCCGTGAATTGCTCCTGCTCGGGTCGGCACTATCAGGCAAATGCCACGTACTCGATTAGGCGGGGAGACAATTATTACGTGATTGTCAATGACATTTACCAAGGCCTCACGACGTGCCGCGCCATCAAGGATCAAAACGACATCCAAACCGTGGACTTATACAGCGGAGACCTCACCATTCCGATCCGATGTGCTTGTCCTACCAAGAACCAAACCGACCTCGGAATTAAGTATCTGTTGAGCTATGTCGTTGCCGAGGGTAACTACGTTGGAACAATCAGCGGCCGGTTCGGTGCTAACACCGCATGGACGTTGGAAGCAAACGGTCTTTCCGAGCAAGTCTCAACGATCTATCCCTTCACCACTCTGCTAGTTCCCGTTCGAAGCCCGCCTTTGAGTAATCAAACAATAGTACCTCCTCCCTCACCAGGCCAACCTACGCCACCTCCACCACAGTCGCCAAGTCCACCTGCTTTGCCATCGACTAGTAGTTTGAGAAACAAATGGGTATTTGCAATTGCTGGTTTACTCATCGGAGCTGCTTGTACATTGGCAATCGGCAGTGGCATTATTTTCTGTCTGTCTTTTCGCCGCAAAATTGTGCAACATGCCGCGACCATTGTCCCTGATGACCCCAAGACGCGCATCGTGAAGGGAGAGGAAGAGTCTCAGGGACTGATGCAGACCATACATGGCATAGCTCAGTCCATCAAAGTGTACAGTTTCGAAGAACTGCAACTGGCGACCAATGATTTTAGTCCTAGCTGCTGGATTAAAGGGTCGGTCCACCGGGGGGAGATCGACGGTTGCTTCGTCGCTATCAAGAAAGTGAATGGCGATGCGATCAAGGAAATCAACCTTTTCAAGAAGATCAACCACTTCAACATCGTTCGCCTTTCAGGGATCTGCTTCAACAACGGCGACTGGTACTTCGTCTATGACTTTGCTTCTCATGGACCCTTAAGTGACTGGATTTACAGCACAGAAGGTGATAGTAAAACCGTCTTGAGTTGGACTCAAAGAGTTCAAATTGCACTTGATGTGGCCACCGGACTGAATTATCTCCACGGCTTCACCAGCCCTCCTCATATTCACAAGAACATCACGAGCGGCAACATCCTTCTCGATTGCGATTTCCGGGCCAAGATAACGAATTTGGGCATGGCGAGGTCGGCAGAAGGCAACGAGGGCCGGTTTGACTTGACAAGCCACATCATCGGGACGAAAGGTTACATGGCCCCGGAGTACTTGGAGAATGGTCTGGTCTCCACTGCGCTCGACGTGTACGCCTTCGGGGTCCTCGCGATGGAGATCATCACGGGAAAAGAGGCGGAGTCCCTGACTAAAGAGGAGAGCTTGAATCTGTACGAAGCCCTAGACGAGGTTGTCCCAGAGGATACCATGACTGAAAGGTTGGCGGGCTTGATTGATCCTTCCTTGGGAGGACGTTATCCTTCGAATCTGGCGGCTTTCATGATCGGGATCATCCGATGTTGCCTGAAGAAGAACGCGGTCGATCGTCCCGACATGGACGAGATCGTGCAGTATCTCTCTGGGTTGTTGGCATCCTCCATCAGCTGGGAATCTTCCAGCAACGTgatttaa
- the LOC104457219 gene encoding serine/threonine receptor-like kinase NFP produces MAALLFSSKTLPFLLFTFFSCAQVLAQSPGKGANYSCSSDSLQSCDTYVAYFAQPPDFMDVGNISDLFHVSRRSIIQASNLTSEYNGLVQGQLLLVPIKCGCNGTSYFSNVTYEIMKGDSYYLVSTHAFENLTNWQTVEAANPSLNPNTLKVGTRVVFPLFCRCPSKAQSEAGLNLFITYVWQTNDQVSTVASKFNATPGAIIAENNQNNFTSVIDHPVLIPVSQLPILTQNYSSIPSKRGTNHRWHLVIMTSSVCAALVFLLAISLVYMHGKPKKALDRNGSPLETSDLIPAKEFARSESFELKAVQDKLLSGVSGYLGKPIMYDLRAIMEATADLSEHWKIGKSVFQANINGEILAIKKIKDESSEEMKILQRLYHANLVKLMGVASDIDGPRFLVYEYVHNGSLKKWLHKQCTSSSGSIVLMWIQRLRIALDVANGLQYLHEHAQPSIVHGDIRTSNILLDSRFKAKISNFSMAKPAASPAELKVDIFAFGVLLLELLSGKKAMGMKESGKIGMLWREIREVLDDDDDDGGGKREEKLRKWMDPNMDGFFPMDGALSLACLARTCTIEAPSLRPSMAEIVFNLSVLTHSCADNSEGSWASPRLETDEAVQIISPVKAR; encoded by the coding sequence ATGGCAGCCCTCCTTTTCTCCTCCAAAACTCtaccttttcttctcttcaccTTCTTCTCTTGTGCCCAAGTTCTAGCTCAGTCACCCGGTAAAGGAGCGAATTACTCTTGTTCCTCGGACTCGCTGCAATCGTGCGATACGTATGTCGCGTACTTTGCCCAGCCGCCGGACTTCATGGATGTGGGGAACATCTCTGACCTTTTTCATGTCAGCCGTCGATCGATCATCCAAGCGAGTAACCTCACGTCGGAGTATAATGGGCTGGTCCAAGGGCAACTCTTGCTGGTACCGATCAAGTGCGGATGCAACGGGACTAGCTACTTCTCTAATGTCACGTATGAAATCATGAAAGGCGACAGCTACTACTTGGTTTCGACCCACGCGTTTGAGAATCTCACCAATTGGCAGACTGTAGAGGCCGCGAATCCGTCCCTGAACCCGAACACGCTTAAGGTCGGGACGCGAGTCGTAttccctttgttttgcaggtgcCCTTCAAAGGCACAATCGGAGGCAGGACTCAATTTGTTCATTACTTATGTCTGGCAGACTAATGACCAAGTCTCAACCGTGGCTAGTAAGTTCAATGCAACCCCAGGTGCTATCATAGCAGAGAACAACCAGAACAATTTCACCTCGGTTATAGACCATCCGGTCTTGATCCCGGTCTCGCAATTGCCGATTCTCACACAGAATTACAGCTCCATCCCTAGCAAACGCGGCACAAACCATCGATGGCACCTTGTGATCATGACCAGTTCGGTCTGCGCTGCTCTGGTTTTCCTCTTGGCAATCTCTCTGGTCTATATGCACGGCAAGCCCAAAAAGGCCTTGGACCGAAATGGCTCGCCACTAGAGACATCTGATCTAATTCCAGCGAAGGAATTTGCTAGGTCCGAGAGCTTCGAGCTGAAGGCTGTGCAGGATAAGTTGCTGTCCGGTGTTTCGGGCTATTTGGGCAAGCCAATAATGTACGATCTGAGAGCGATTATGGAGGCAACAGCAGACCTCAGCGAACATTGGAAGATCGGGAAATCGGTCTTCCAGGCAAACATTAATGGCGAAATTCtagcaattaaaaaaatcaaggacGAATCttcagaagaaatgaaaattctgcAGAGGTTGTATCACGCCAATCTGGTGAAACTAATGGGTGTGGCATCTGATATTGATGGTCCTCGCTTCTTGGTGTATGAGTATGTCCATAATGGATCACTCAAAAAGTGGCTGCACAAGCAATGCACATCCTCATCAGGGTCAATAGTCCTCATGTGGATCCAGCGGCTGCGGATCGCCCTTGACGTTGCAAACGGCCTGCAATATCTGCATGAGCACGCCCAGCCGAGCATCGTCCATGGGGACATCAGGACGAGCAACATACTCTTGGACTCGAGGTTCAAGGCCAAAATATCAAACTTCTCGATGGCGAAGCCGGCCGCAAGCCCAGCAGAGCTAAAGGTGGACATCTTCGCGTTCGGGGTCTTGCTGCTCGAGCTGCTTTCGGGGAAGAAGGCGATGGGGATGAAGGAGAGCGGCAAGATCGGGATGCTGTGGAGAGAGATAAGGGAGgttttggatgatgatgatgatgatggaggagggaagagagaggagaaactCAGGAAGTGGATGGATCCGAACATGGATGGGTTCTTTCCCATGGATGGTGCTCTGAGCTTGGCTTGTTTGGCCAGGACATGCACAATAGAGGCACCGAGTTTGAGGCCGAGCATGGCCGAGATCGTGTTCAATCTCTCTGTGCTCACTCACTCGTGTGCCGACAACTCGGAAGGGTCTTGGGCTTCTCCTAGGCTGGAAACCGATGAGGCTGTTCAGATCATCAGTCCAGTCAAAGCTCGTTGA